In Phragmites australis chromosome 17, lpPhrAust1.1, whole genome shotgun sequence, the following are encoded in one genomic region:
- the LOC133896568 gene encoding gibberellin-regulated protein 6-like, giving the protein MAMAGRLLVLLAIASLLAISMAEHEVLARGTEEHDDNVYRVSKGGQGSLKSFQCSPQCARRCANTQYKKPCLFFCNKCCNACLCVPSGYYGNKGECPCYNNWKTKRGGPKCP; this is encoded by the exons ATGGCGATGGCTGGCAGGCTGCTTGTCCTCCTCGCCATTGCTAGTCTTCTTGCCATCTCCATGGCCGAGCACGAG GTGCTGGCCAGGGGAACTGAGGAGCATGACGACAATGTGTACCGAGTGAGCAAG GGAGGACAGGGCAGTCTCAAGAGCTTCC agTGCTCGCCGCAGTGCGCGAGGCGGTGCGCGAACACGCAGTACAAGAAGCCGTGCCTCTTCTTCTGCAACAAGTGCTGCAACGCCTGCCTCTGCGTGCCGTCGGGGTACTACGGCAACAAGGGCGAGTGCCCCTGCTACAACAACTGGAAGACCAAGCGCGGAGGCCCCAAGTGCCCGTGA